CTCCCGCAGCGTCCATTTTTTTGAAAAGCGAAACGGCAAATGGCAGGTCGTAAGCAACGCAGGCAATGACCTTGATGAATATGCGATCGTCTGGTATCTCGAACAAGACTGGAACAATGCGATCTTGAAGCGAGACAGGGCATGGTTCGAAAAGAACTTTGCGGACGATTTCAGCAGCGTTAGCAGCACTACTGCAAAGCTTGCCGATAAGGCGGCTGAGATCGAGGATACGGTCAACGATAAAGGAACTCTGGAACTCGTTGAAACGACGGATATGAATATCCGGATCGACCGTGATATGGCGGTCGTTACCGGCATTTTCCGGACGAAGGGCAAGGACGAAAAAGGCGTGGCATTTGATCGCCGTTCGCGATATACCGACACATGGATAAGACGCGACGGACGCTGGCAAGCCTGGGCGACAGCGGGAACCATCATCCCATAGTCATAGCCCCAAAAAGGAGAAATGGGCAAGGACGGAAAGTTCCCGCCCTTGCCCATTGTTTGATTCGGCCTGGACTACGCGCCGGCTCCGTGACATTTCTTGAATTTCTTGCCGGAGCCACAGTAGCATGGATCGTTCGGTTTCATTTTGGGGGTATCGCGGACATACGGTGTATGCCGTGCGGCTTCGGCTCCGGCGGCTTCGGCCGTGCCCATGG
The DNA window shown above is from Chloracidobacterium sp. and carries:
- a CDS encoding nuclear transport factor 2 family protein, with the protein product MKSVLTTVAIFIATAISINAQCSEADKNALKAFDAAWSIAGLNGDRAALMNIYADDYVGFPGMIGKAATIDNTMRTYERNRANPAGADKVTYDHYMIACTAASATVTHRNTVWTPTGEGGKPETFYSRSVHFFEKRNGKWQVVSNAGNDLDEYAIVWYLEQDWNNAILKRDRAWFEKNFADDFSSVSSTTAKLADKAAEIEDTVNDKGTLELVETTDMNIRIDRDMAVVTGIFRTKGKDEKGVAFDRRSRYTDTWIRRDGRWQAWATAGTIIP